A region from the Anaerolineae bacterium genome encodes:
- a CDS encoding ribonuclease Z produces MTILGSGTCVPSLKRSSCSVLMETGGTKLLFDCGPGTMRRLLEAGTKIFDISFIFFSHLHPDHTGELVSFLFATKYPEIERRQKPLTIVAGSGFSEFYTRLKNVYGEWIELKPGLLNIVEMDNKAKDSIDFGDFTVKSIPVEHSDESIAYRITGSGGKSVVYSGDTDFSDNLVTLAKNADILICESALPDELKVAGHLTPSLAGRIARQANVKKLVLTHFYPECDQVDIEKQCRKTWPGPLILAEDMMKIELA; encoded by the coding sequence GTGACCATACTGGGCTCAGGCACATGCGTGCCTTCCCTTAAGAGAAGTTCATGCTCTGTTTTGATGGAAACAGGGGGGACAAAGTTGCTGTTTGATTGCGGGCCCGGCACAATGAGAAGGCTTCTTGAGGCCGGCACAAAAATTTTCGACATTTCCTTTATTTTTTTCAGCCACTTACATCCTGATCATACAGGAGAGCTGGTTTCCTTCCTGTTTGCCACAAAGTACCCGGAGATAGAGCGCCGTCAAAAACCGCTTACGATCGTGGCGGGGAGTGGGTTCTCTGAGTTTTACACCAGGCTTAAAAATGTCTATGGAGAATGGATAGAGCTTAAGCCGGGGCTGCTTAATATTGTTGAGATGGATAACAAGGCAAAGGATTCCATCGATTTCGGCGATTTTACCGTGAAGTCGATTCCGGTAGAGCATAGTGATGAAAGCATAGCCTATCGAATAACCGGTTCAGGTGGAAAATCGGTTGTCTATTCAGGTGATACTGATTTTTCCGATAACCTTGTTACTCTGGCAAAAAATGCGGATATTCTTATTTGCGAATCTGCTCTTCCTGACGAATTAAAGGTTGCAGGCCATCTGACCCCATCACTTGCAGGCCGAATTGCGAGACAGGCAAATGTCAAAAAACTGGTTTTGACCCACTTTTATCCTGAATGCGATCAGGTGGATATTGAAAAGCAGTGCCGCAAGACCTGGCCGGGCCCTTTGATTTTAGCTGAGGACATGATGAAGATAGAACTTGCTTAA